The following are encoded together in the Lathyrus oleraceus cultivar Zhongwan6 chromosome 3, CAAS_Psat_ZW6_1.0, whole genome shotgun sequence genome:
- the LOC127131605 gene encoding photosystem II protein D1-like codes for MTAILERRDSENLWGRFCNWITSTENRLYIGWFGVLMIPTLLTATSVFIIAFIAAPPVDIDGIREPVSGSLLYGNNIISGAIIPTSAAIGLHFYPIWEVAFKNET; via the coding sequence ATGACTGCAATTTTAGAGAGACGCGATAGCGAAAACCTATGGGGTCGCTTCTGTAACTGGATAACCAGCACTGAAAACCGTCTTTACATTGGATGGTTTGGTGTTTTGATGATCCCTACCTTATTGACCGCAACTTCTGTATTTATTATCGCTTTCATTGCTGCCCCTCCAGTAGATATTGATGGTATTCGTGAGCCTGTTTCTGGATCTCTACTTTACGGAAACAATATTATTTCTGGTGCCATTATTCCTACTTCTGCGGCTATCGGTTTACACTTTTACCCGATATGGGAAGTTGCGTTTAAGAACGAGACATAA